The following nucleotide sequence is from Strigops habroptila isolate Jane chromosome Z, bStrHab1.2.pri, whole genome shotgun sequence.
ctccgAGGCTGAGGTTCCCACCACTCCTTCGGGAAGCCATCCCGGGTGTTCTAGGAGAAGCCACCGGCCACCCCGTGCCGCGGCAGGTTGCGGCCACCCCCGATACCACCGGCTCCCCGCCGCTGGGGCCGCGGGCGCTCCCGGACGGGAGGTCCCGGAGGCGCAGTTGATGTTCAAGCCCCGCTGCCCGCGGAGCGGAGTGAGTGGCGCGGCGGGATCTCCCCGCCGGCGGTCGCCGGCAGAACACACAGCAGAGAGGGGTGCGGGGTACTGCCGCGGGCGCGGGGGGCTCACTCCGCTGCATCAGAGCTGCCCGCACACCGCAGCACACTGACAGGGACGCACGGTGGCCAGCCGGCCTCCTGCAAGAGCAAGcgctaaataaataaataaatagacaaaTAAGTAAATAGATTGATAGGAGAGagatggagggaggaagggcGGGAAGCAGCATTCCGCATCGGAACCAGTGGGAGGGTGCAGACCCCGCCGCCCCCTGCCCGAACTGCCCGTGATTCCCGGCGGGGAGCCGTCCGGGGGGCGGCCTGCGGCCCCCGCGTGCCACGCGGGGAGAGGGCGGGGATTTCGGCCTCACGGCCCCCCCGCCGAGGTAGGTTGAGCCGGGGGTCGCACGCCCCCGTCACCCGTGTTGGGCTGATGGGCCCCCCCCTTCCCCCGGAgtccccccgcccgccgcggctCCATCCATAATTAATCGCCTCCCCGCAGCCGCCGCGATAAGAGAGGGCGGGCGGGGAcgaggaggcggcggcggccgggagGCGGTGGGGGGAGCGTGTGCGTTCGCCGCGCCCGGCTCACTGCGGCCGGCGGCTGCCTGCCGTGAGGAGCGAAGCGGAGCCCAGCCGCCCCGTCGGGGAGCGCCGCGCTCGCAtggccgcgccgcgccgcgccgccgccgccgctgcggGGCCAGGGGGTGCCGCGGGAGGAGGATgaggcgggcggcggggcggcggcggcggcggcggcgcggaggATGAAGTGGAGCGTGCGGGGAGCCTGCGCCGCGctctccagctgcctcctgctcgCCTGCGCCCTCAGCGCCGCCGCCGTGGGCCTCAAGTGCTTCTCGCTGGGCTCCGAGCTGAAGGGCGAGCCCTTCCGCCTGGGCACCGCCGCAGGAGCCTTCTActcggggctgctgctggccgcCGGACTCTCGCTGCTCGCCGCCGCGCTGCTCTGCTGTCGTCCGCCCGACGAGGCACCCGCGGCACCGGCTCCAGCCCCAGGCGCGGCACCAGCCCTGACCCCGGCTCTGGCCCCGGACCCGGACGGGGACCCGGACCCGGCAGGAGGTGGCACCGGCGGGGGGGAGGCGACGGCCGCACCGTCGGGGCCAGTGGAGAAGGCGCCGCCCGGGGGGCGGCAGaacttcctgctgctgggggtgctggtgttCATGCTGGGCGTGCTGAGCGCCTTCGCTGGCGCCGTCATCGACGGCGACACCGTGTCGCTGGTGGAGAGGAAGTACTCGCACtactgcctgctgcagcccgGCGGCGCGGCCCGCCCGCGGAGCGGCCCAGCGGTCCCCGACGGCTCCGCCGCGGCGCTTCGCTGCCAGAAGCTGCGGGACTACCAGCAAGGCTTGGTGCTCTCCACCGTCTTTAACGCGCTGGAGTGCCTCCTGGGCCTGCTTAACCTGCTCCTCGTCAAAAACTATAAGGCCTCGCAGCAGCGCGGACGCCGGCGCCGGCGGCGGCGAGCGGCCCCCGCGGCTGCAGCGGCGGCGAGCGGGaggcggaggcggcggcggggcggcccctgcggcagcggcggcggcggtggtggcggcggcgggcggcgagCGCCGCGCCACAGCCAGGGCTCCCTCTTCTCCGGCGGCGAGCCTGAGCTTAGCCCCGGGGATTGCCCTTTCCAGGCCGTCTCGTACATCAACGTGGGCGTCTTCCACGTCTTCGACGAGGCTGGCGTGGAAGTGCACTGCGGCGGGCACCCCTCCGTCGAGCTGCCTGGCTACTCGCCCATGGACCCCGAGCTTAACGCCTCCTACCCCTACTGCTATCCGCTGCCCAGTGAGCAGCCCCCGGCCTACGAGGAGATCTACCCCAGGGAGCCCTGCGCTCACGGCATCTAGCGCCGACCTCCGGCGGGACCCCCGACTGCCCGCCCGGCCCTCGGCTCGCCGTGGCAGCCGGAGCGGGATCGGGCGCCGGAACGGGCCGGGAGTGGGTCCGTCAGCTCCTCGCAGCCGTGGGACTCGGGGACAGCCCTCGCATCACCGACGGAACGGGTCTCGGGCAGGTGCCG
It contains:
- the TMEM271 gene encoding transmembrane protein 271 — translated: MKWSVRGACAALSSCLLLACALSAAAVGLKCFSLGSELKGEPFRLGTAAGAFYSGLLLAAGLSLLAAALLCCRPPDEAPAAPAPAPGAAPALTPALAPDPDGDPDPAGGGTGGGEATAAPSGPVEKAPPGGRQNFLLLGVLVFMLGVLSAFAGAVIDGDTVSLVERKYSHYCLLQPGGAARPRSGPAVPDGSAAALRCQKLRDYQQGLVLSTVFNALECLLGLLNLLLVKNYKASQQRGRRRRRRRAAPAAAAAASGRRRRRRGGPCGSGGGGGGGGGRRAPRHSQGSLFSGGEPELSPGDCPFQAVSYINVGVFHVFDEAGVEVHCGGHPSVELPGYSPMDPELNASYPYCYPLPSEQPPAYEEIYPREPCAHGI